In Oryzias melastigma strain HK-1 linkage group LG14, ASM292280v2, whole genome shotgun sequence, the DNA window GTGGGTTatgtttttttgggttaatGTGTAATTTTGGTGGAGCCAGTCATGACAGAGAACTGCTAGGAGGGTAATGTGTAGCCCAGGTGTTGCTTTTCACTCCATTTCTCTGATTTACAAGAGCTGAGGAGACTTCTACTTGAGGACCGGCAGAGCAGACAAAACGTCAGGTTTGTTTTTAGGGAATTTAGGCATTTGTGATTAACATTTATGAaacaatcttgtttttttttttttttatttttattttttttaaagcaagtgGATTCAAGTTTGTCACTGTCCCCCAGGCTCAGTAACTGGAATCTGTCCCTGCAGAGTGAAAGTGTGCAGGGCCTGGCTGGTTACTGCACCCAGGGGCCAGGCTTCTCTCCAGACCCACTTCAATGCAAACTTTAATACAATTCAGATACAAACTTTACATGATTCACAACTGTCTTTTGTCTAGAAATAATTGgctaaaatatagtttaaatataaagttgtttttttttactcacatcTGGTACGTTTTTGGTTTTGATCAATACTCCAAGTTAATAAATCTGCCTATCTGACTCAAATCAGAGTTTTATGTACGCTGCAGAAGTTATAACCTTGGATCATCCCAGGCTTCTTACTAGTGATGCAAATGATGCAAAACTAGACCTTTAATCTCCATGGTAACAGCTtatggaaataaaatgtatctgttGTGCATTCTGTGCAAGTTTGTAGGactttatttatgacaaaaacagtGATTTAATCAACGcacacatttaattaaaaaaaaaacctcttagaatgatttgacaaaagaaaaatccactaAGCGGTCAAAACAAGGATTTTGAAACAATCCTCAAATAGCCGGAGCCGAACAGTACACCACTCTGACCACTAGGGGGAGATAGACGACAAATGTGGCCACTGACTGAAATCCATTGCATCCTCGGTTGTCTGGCATGCTGGTGAGGAATTTAGCAGGTGGTTCTTAAAATTTATTGGAAAACAATCAATACTGTCTTCAATGAAATGCGTCACGTGTTTACATCACCCTGCTAATGAGGTGGAGAAATAGCAGTGGGGTGAAGGGGCTGGATTTCAAACTCACTTGTAAATTCCTTcatcaaagatttaaaatatcATTGAGTTAAAGggttttaagatattttaaacactttaaggTGATAAATGTTTAAGTAGTTTGTTAATACTTATAATACTCAGTTTTTCCTAAAGTGATTAGAGTTTACCAGGATGATGATCATGGGACATGCGGGTCACTCTGGTGGGACACTTTAAAGATCCGTCGGTGCTATAATAAGACAAGCATGTTTGAAATGACCTTGTTGGAACCCACAGAGGCCTTGGGTGAGGGTTGTTGGTGAGGCGTAATAATGAGAGTTTGTGGCTCTGGAAGTTGCTGCCGTAAATCGTCTTCACAGCTGCTGCGTTCTCACACGGCTGCAGTCGTGGGAAATGTTTGTCCCCGTCGGTGGATTCTTTAACCAGCTGCAGCAGTTGCAGGCCTCACTGGGATAAACACAGAAACTACTCCTGTCAGCTCAAGTGTAGCAACACCTCCTGCTTTTTGCACAACACCCAGTCAAGCATGAAGCTTTTTCCATGTGACAAAGTTTGTCATTCTTACAGttatttatcaattttagcttttttcacaAGTAAATTTGATAATTTTAACTTGATGATTTTAACTTAAACATAACATGAATTAGTAGTTAATTAcagataaagacattttttacagtttaaaaaagttccAATAGTTGACAAATTCAAAGTTGATGGTCAGAATTAACCTTTATTGcaaatgtcaaaagaaaaatgaaggtgGCAAAGATATTTacttcatttattattttgattttgcaaacaaaaatgcctttatttagtaattaaaacatgtttcattcatttattttttaaatatttttatacaagAACTATACTAAAGTTTTTACTAGCTTGATTGATGTTTGGGTaacaaataactgaaaaaagtcgAACCAATTTAAAGGAGGCCTGTTTTGTTCCTTAGAGCTGGAATTAACttggtgcaaaaaataaaaatctagaaTTTTCAGAGTGCATGTTCTTAAGTTTGATGATTCAAGTTAAGTTAGAGGGTCACGAAAATCTTGGAGGTGGTCTCATCATGGTTTGGGCTGCTCTGATACAGCAGCAtcaagtagaaaaataaaaaagtattatagaatgactgaaaattatatataaaaatgcagTAGAAGTGAACAACAAAGAGTTAAACAGTGTGTGAGCACTTTGGAACCACAACCTTGATCTTATAGGCAAAATACAAATCTCACAATGGTTGAAAAAGTTTATTgcatattataattttttattttaaggcaTTTTGTGTGTCTTGGATTGTGTTGTGCTTTAAAATCCTGGTGATTTAAGGCTCTGATGTTAATATGTTAATCTAGGATTAAATAGCTTTATCTAGAATCCTTTAAGTTTGAAAGCttcatttgtttgttggtttcaaaatcttgaaaataagaatacttcacaataagaaaaaaacatgttttagcaaATGTTACAGATTCAATGAGGATTCGAACCACTTCAACCTAAAGCAAGAACAAGAAtgagatccatccatccatggaccctggacaggtcgccagtctgtcacagggcctcaatcacacacccattcactctcacagtcacacctaggggtaatttagagtcaccaattaacctatgaagcatgtttttggacggtgggaggaagccggagtccccggtgaaaacccacgcatgcacggggagaacatgcaaactccacacagaaaggtcccagccgggattcgaaccggggccttctcgctgtgaggcgagagcgctaaccactgcgccaccgtgcagcccaagaATGAGATCTAAtgtgaaaacagactttaaataATCCTGTTTTATGTAATACATCAACACTTGGTTTTATTACTCTTTCCACAGACCGAGATGTTATTCTTCTCTAAaggtttagtttatttcaataagatttttatgcaaaaagaaATAAGCTTGAGTTTGCAACCAGAAGTGACAAAATGCAACACAAACGACAACTCTTCATGCTCCCACAAGTGTGCTTTATTCTGACTTCTCCTTCATGTAGAAATCCTTtgtacacatttacattttcatgagACAAACTAATCAGAGTCTTCCAACATGTCTACACACTGGATAGCATTTATCAAACTGTGATAATTTCAACTCTAGttgtgtttttagctaaaatagagAAACTAGTTCAGGTTTTCTATAgtcataaaatggaaaaatggtgCCATAAATACATCAGCAACAAGCGAATATTTGTGAAAAtctataaaaagaataaaaaaaaaaggaaatgtggaGAAGTCCTGTGAATTATTCAGCCTCTGCACATTCAGGTCTGAGCGATCCCTCTAACAATAACATCCATGTGAGCGGAAagatccagcagcagcagctccggcCCATCCAGAACTCTCTCTGCACTCTGGTGTTGTTTCCACCTCCCTCCATTATCAGCGAGCCTGacggctgtgtgtgtgtgtgtgtgggaggtggaggtggtgTTGGGGTTTGCTCACACAGCTTAGGTCTAAATAAGGCCTTCACCACTTGTCTAAAAATAAGGAGGAAAGCTCTGTGCTCCGGCACACGCGTGCAGAGTGAGTCTCTGAGTGTTTATGCtcgtccagcagcagcagcggcggcggcgtcACGTTTCAGTACATCGAATCCTCGTAAATGTCCGTCCGCAGGCAGAACAGGATGCCCCCGCCCAGCATGAAGATGGTGGCTCCCCAGCCCAGCCCGTACCCCCAGTTGAACTCGTGGTAGGTCTGCAGGACTGTCCCATCAATGAACTTGATGGGGTAGAGGACCAGGGCGCAGGCCTGCAGGACCACTGGAACAGAGACACGGAGAGTTTTCAGCTTTTGGAAAGCATGGCAGGATTAAACCTGCAACCAGTGACGGAATTGGTTAGCAGGAGCATTGTAACCATCGAGGAAGTCAGTCGTGGTTCGCAAGGAAACATTAGCATCCGCACACATGAAGCAAAAGTAAACAGAATGACCATCAACGCAATTCAATTCACTCAATTTTGAAACCCTTTGTGTTTCCTAGTATAAGTTTTTCAGTCTTcttcaaaacttttctttaaattatttttaaactcatttatGTTGCCTAATCAATGAATACAATAACATTTGGATCTATCAGAGCTCATTGGTTTAGGATAAGTTCTGCTGTTAAATCATTTAAGCACAATTATGTGCTTCTTTAAAGTCATTCCTTtctatttactttttcattattttttaaacatttttgtttggttgCAGTAAATAGAAAAGCTCCAgatccttaaaaataaatgtgttctttGAATGATTCTTAAACTCGTTAAACTTTAAGATGGAacgacaattttaaaaacttcaaagtttaaaaatacaacattttattgaagttggggtaaaatatatatgtaaaaaagatattttaatgaTAATACGACAGTTTTTAGTTAGGTGAACCTTGAAAAGGAAGATTTTGTAGCTTTATTACTCGTATCATAGCATTTATCTATTTAAACGTTTTACAatcttaaactgtttttatataatttagacatttacccttcttttttttttacaactatgCCTTCTTAaaagctaatttagtttacaaataaactgatagattttttaattcaacattgattcccttttttcttttgttcttctgtGTTCAGCTCTATTTGGCTCATTGAGCAGCTGCTTCTACGTTTGATCTCTTTACCATCCTGGActtggttgaaaaaaatcctttgtgtAAAACGTCTGACATCTTTAGTAAACAGTCTCATGTGTTTTTCTAAGTAAAATGTTCCTCATGAAGCTTTAATACTGATGATGGTGTTACCTACTCTCAGATTACCAGAAGGGTTCAAATAAGGACAGGAAGAGAGACGGTTAAGTCTTCATGTCAGTTCCAATTTGcttcttcctttaaaaaaatagtttgaattcagaaaagtgaaaaaaaacaagtttctgttCCTCTTTTATCATCTTCTACAGAAGAGAGGAAATATCAAATCCCACAATGATTATTTTGCGGTAACAGAAAAGCCATAATAGATTGCTTTAATTAAAGGAAAGAAGCATCACACAAATTAATTgcttttaaacaataaatttatgtttgctttcaaagatctaaaaaaaaatatttacatgaaaGCTGAACTGACTAAACTGATCAAATATTGTACGTTTTTCTGATGCTTATTTTAGGTTTTCCAGGATTTTACATCTGTATGTTTAAGTGCACTTTACAAATCCTCCTCCACACGTTTAGCTTAAATCTAGAGTGATGTGCGATCTATCTGCTGCTGCATCATTTATGTAGGTGcaggagaaaaagacaaaaatcccTCTGTGCTGCTTCCTTTTGGATCTCCTCCTTTGACCCAGAGCTTTTTACCACCAGGGTTGAGCAGAAGTTGAAAAAGAGATGACTGCGATGCATTTTCACATCAGACAGTGTGAGCTCAGATGATTCCATTAGCAGGAGAACCTGATCCTTCAGTGGATTCAGGTGGTCAGAGCGGCTGCAGCTGAAACACACAGATCCATGCGGGGTTTTCCAGAGGGAACCTTAGACCTACTTCCTGATCTAAAACTAGATTATTTGCTGCACTCAAAATAATAGAGTTCCTTATAGGCCAAACAGTTCAAAGTGCATCAATATTGTcatgaaaatgaagaataacAATAAGAAAGGCCTCGTTTTTCATTAGCTACAAGCTGAATTAAACAGAATATCCGTCTATTATCTAAAGTGACACATATTTGAAATAGCTAACTGTAAAGTTTCCCTCATTATGTGTCATTTTCCTTTCAGCGTTCAGCACCGGGAACCTCCAGAGATCTGATCAAAGGCCCGGCCCACATGGCGGCAGCGTCAGTTCCTCCTCATGCCGTCTAGGTGACTCTTGAGGAAAGGCTTTTGTGTCAACGCGGCTACACCCTTCCTGCCTGCAGGACGGAGCGGTGGGGGCGCAGGGGGGGGCCGACGGGAGACTGAGACTTGGTTTGATGGAGGCCAGGCTGAGCTCGCTGCTCAGTGAGGTCACATttctggaggaaaaaataaataccatcCAATCACGGTCCCCCCCTTCGCCGAGAGGCATTTAGCGGCGGCTGTGCTGCTGCTCTGTGCAGCAGCGCGCGTCTGAGTGCAATGCCCGTCTTTCAAGGCTCTTAAAGCAATTACGCTCAGAAAAATAGCAGCATTCTCACGGTTTGCAGGAAATAGCTGCAGTTTTAATCTCtggtgtttaaaagaaaaaaaaaaactaaagattcTACCACAATGTGTTTCAATAGAAGGCTAATGTTTATACAAGATGCTAAACTGACACAAACTATTGATATAAACAGTTTACTCTGCAGGTAATTATCCACAACACATTTTGTGGATCTCTTTTTCAGTCCTAAACACTAGCAGAGCTGGAAAAGCAGCAGAACTGTATGGCTCTGCAAGTCttcagtattttgtttttgatatgactttaaaaaagtgaaataatatGATCCACATCTCAgatgttcacatttttgcacatcattagaccttaaataaatttttagcttcaatttcTTCAGAAACTCTGAAGACTCTTGTTAAGCATGTCTGCAGAAAACAACTGCAGCAGGagttgtattttcattttgggGGAGTTTCTTCACTATTATGCTAAGTTCACACCAGGAATGTGTCACATGTTTAAGAATGGGCTCAGAGCAGGTTCTTGAAGCTGCATTTTAGCCTTCGATGTTCACACGGCATTGTCACTACCCAATACTAGAGCATGTTCTCActgttggaagagacttggtgcgaaatgtcaaagtggtgcaactCTTGTGAATCTTtcttcaggcttttttctttgacagctctattctgatatatgaaagacttggtgtcataagcTGCACTTACATGGACACATGGAATTGGATTAAAAGCCTGATCAGAATACTCTGACCCGATCACACTCGTTTGGATCAAAATTTCCTTCCGATCGAAATGGGCGGGTCATGCCGATTGTTGATCTGATTGTGGTGCATGTAAACTCTTATTTTGATTGTGGGTCATTACTGCGCTGGCTTTTACGTCATGTGTAGATGGCGTGTGCTCCGGAGGAGGCTTCGGAGTGCGGTCTAGCCGGAGAACCATGTCTCAGAGCAAAGCAGCTGGACTCTGGAGTGCCGTGTCTGACAGCAGGGGGGGCTAAATGCTGTTGCTGGTTCCACATACtaacctaaccctaacctttcTAATGGGGTTGTatagccaagaaaaaaagttcaggactGGCCACAGGTATTTAGAAAACTATGTCCAGAAGACCGTCTCGCTCAATGTTagccatgtttgtttacaaagaaCTTCTTGTACGGCTGTCTCTGgtattttaaaaagctctgTGTGTCAGAATGATTTTTCCAATCAAAGGTGTGGCGGATGTAAAATTTTGTTAGAATTGGATACATTTTATGGGGGCCCGTGTACACAGTTCAATTCTAATCCGATGTTTGATCagattaaagtccccctccaataaaaccttgttttttgagttttaaacatgtctgcgtggcatttttcttatgaaagagaacaaatgtaataataaatctttttgtttttgcctttccgagtatttcttcttttaaattgctgtcaatcaaactgttgcagacaGACTGTTTGAATTTATGAACTGTTAATACGACAGCTATGGTGCACATGCGCTAATCCCTGCATCTAGCCCAGCTAGCGTGCCTAGCTCAAGTgccggagaagagaagatggccttgactgcagtcaaatgagctcACATTTCCGTAGTCAAATCAGCCATCACTAGATTTTTTTGCATGAGTTTCATAAAATACTTGCTAGcatggagcttcttgatgtgaccacgaaaatgcgaacggcggctcatttgaccgcaggcTTTTGTGGTAAGTTTGGTCCACGAAGCTCTTCACTTCATTGtccgtccgagctgacatctggctcaaaacgatacagctggacattactgaGAATGCGTGACATTGTTATGTAGCATCAGTGAAAATTTATGCTAGCAAGGCAGCGTTATGATAATCAGACAGGAGGGATcagggcggggctgctcagcgccaaaagccacaccccctcagaggagattttgtaaaccgaggcttcagatcaacattaaaaatggctttttaagacatttaggttgtgggattttggttaaaaatgtcataatcataattaaaacactactgagaatgctttttcaaataaaaaaatggtcatagagggactttaaggacattttttatcAGCTTTAGAATTCCAGCAgggcacaaaccacaacttctccatcatgatcaattttcaaatgttggCACTTTTAAAAAGGACGCCATCCGTATGTCTCTACCAAAtccaactggtttaactttcaaagcaCGTTCAGTTCCTACATGTTTTTTACGTTGAGCCTGAAAATGGACTGTGAGAGTTTTAAATGTGGAAACGCAAAGTGCTGGTTTACTTAAACTTTTCATGGGGAGTGGTCTCTCAAACGTGAGTTGCTGAGGCTGGTGTGAACGTATCATAACAGAAACTGCACTAAAGCCATGCATCAATAACCAATGTGTCTCTATGGAACAGAGAAGAATGCTTCTCAACTATTTGTCTTCATCATTTTGTATTATTGCAAAGTTGTCCCTCTGCTGCATCCAGCTTTGTTCCCTCCCCTCGGGGTGTTTTGGAATGTTCTCTATGAGACATTCCAAAGCTGAAATCCAGTTATGAGACCAATCTGGGCGAGAAGTCTGTGGTCTGTTTTTTCCCTCGCTCCCTCGATGACTTCACTTTGGGAAGTTTGCATTTTCTGCGGACGGCTTGTCTTGGCTCCGAAGGCAGCAGATTCCatgccacagaaaaaaaaatgagctcaGCTTGTTTTTCCTTCTGCAGCTTCTCATTTTAATGGCGAACAGAAAAAGCCTCTCTGCATGGAAACCTTTGTGGCGAATGCAAATAGGCAGATTATTAAGTAGGGGGAACACGTGTGGTAGGTGGACATACCTGCAGTGAATAGGAACACTGCCACGATGCGATACTGCTGTCTCTGCCTTCCCCTGCAAAAGGAGATGAGGGCCACTAAAAAGGCCACCAGAGTTGAAACTGCGCCGACCCCCAGCAGTACCAAGGTGGCGATCTGCCAGTCTGCAAAACAAAAGAGCGAGCAGGTCAGAAAAACATGGTGGCGCGTGACAAAGCTCCGTCAGACAGAGTATATCGACTGCAGAGACGAGCAGAACAAGAGCTGATCCTCTACAGAGAAGCCTGCAGGAGAGATGCACTCCACTGAAAAATACTAGGAATGAAAAAGGAAGTAAGGTAACTTCAGTTAAATAGTATTCGTTTACTCtattaaatgtatattaaacacaaaattgaaCACAAATagttttcttaaagacccacaacaaaagtgtttttaacatgttcatgagacattttttttctaatgagaaaattaagcataaaattgcattcaaagtatttctttattcaaattgttgtgaatcaggagtggaagaaaaagtgctgaaaagattgtatttgtagGTGCTTCATTCTGACACGTCCTTAAAGACGACTAGATCTTTGATTGGTGTCTGGCTCATAACTGTttagctggatagctccaacattgctcgccatttttgttgcacgctaatgttagcttaggggtgtgaggagctgtaagctaacgggagagcatgtaaacagagagctctcagcaactggGAGCAAAAGGGGTGTCAAGATTACTCTGCACCAATAGTCCTGGCCACAAATGAGAGGCAAAATTCTAACAAtaaactgctgctctgcagaaactatgtcctagaaaacaacatttttgttggctaatttaaagaccagggaatgcttttacaatagatcaaaagtacTTTTACCTATAACATTAGTTAAgtgtaaatttaaatgtatttttcacttttatactaatcttaaaatattaattcagTTTGAATCTTTTGTTGTACCTTAACATCAAGACAAatcatgattttctttctttaaaaaagttgcccacatatattttaaacacagtAAGATTACTGGAACTTGTCCTAAGTCttcttaaatatataaaactaaaaatgaggTGAATTTTAatccaacaaaacattttttgaatctGTCAGCTTAGCTTTTGTCAAAACAGTAAAGAGTTACCAAAGTAGGTGACTTGTAGAAGGACATCACCTCTCGGATCTGTTTGGTCTAAAAgcccttcacaataaaatccTCACCTGAATGACTCAGGGAATAAGAAACACAATCCTCTGATCAGATGACACGGATCCACAAACAAAGCCGTGTGGCTACGGCGATCAAATGTTCAACATCGCAACAAACCAAAGGTGAACAAAACCAAGGGAGTGTCTTTGGAGAAGGTCTGCATGTTCTCAGGTTTGTGTGTGAAGAGAATTGGTAAAACTTTTCACAACTTTAATCAAaagaggaaacacaaaaaaactgctgaaaacTAAAGACGAGGACCTAGAACTGTCACACATGATCACTGTGACAAAGATCAAGTTCTGTGGAGTATTCCTTGTTTCTGCTAGtgttctttttctgtgtggatGCATGTTGGGGTCTTGAACTGTATGACAAAATATGGAGATGATGGGTGTGAAGAATGCTTTCACAATGCCGTCTCAAATGCATCTCCTGTGTGCTCACAGATGTGATCTTCTGCCTAGTAATAATatttctgtcaaaaagaaaGCCTGCAAAGGAGCGACAAGCTAAAAGGATGCACACAGCTCAAatcaaacatgataaaaacccTTTAGCGTAAACTCACAAACcttgtaaaaggaaaaacagacatAATGTACTTTGGTGTGAGTCTAAACAAACAAAGTGGAAGTCCGCTGAGACGTAAGCAGCATATTTGGGCACTAATTTGACCCGACAGTCTGTTCTTTGCCCTTCAAACTTCAACTTTGCTCAGAGAAGGATGTGTTTCCAAGACTTTTCCATCATGCCTCTGCTAGTGATCCCTTAACCCCACATTAATTCAGACTGCGAGTTATCCTAACGGGAGAAATAAAAGTCaagttaactttttaaaagctaGAATGTTGGAGCAGAATATCGTGTTTTTCACAATTTGCATTTGCTCAGACTAAAATGTTTGGGTGTGTGCAGGCTTTATCTCAGCTCAGTGGGATTTAGCCTTCAGCCAAAATGTCCCTGCCAtctttaatcaaatgcaactttattttgacacaTGCGTGCAAACAGCGTTCTCATATAACAggactatcatcttcagcattctCCAAGGCCGCgtttaatcattattattattatttaagtcATGTCAAtccaaaaataaacttgaactcCAGAAACTTTAGACGAGAAGGGAAATATGTGGatttatcagtcttttttttctgtgccttTTTGGCAAACTGCACCTTTAACCTCCacacccaccaccaccaccactgcTGCACTGTTGCTTTAATGAGCTCTGCACCCTGAAAGCCAGCGAGCCGCCTGCTATTCAACCCCACACATTCCACAGTAACACAGAGCGGTCAGTCACCTCACAATCCCAACGTGAAAGCCTGAGTGgaaaatcacacacacatatacatgtaTACACTGCATATAATAGTATTggtcattttaaagacccactctgatggaaatcatgttttaacatgttcttggagcatTTGTCTGACAATGGAagacataaatgaagaaaaaatagctgaaaaatgcatttctgagtatttctttattcaaatcattgtgtatcaggagcagacacacaaacaccgttagaaaaatattgtttttgttacacaGAAAACACCctacattctgatgcatccacttgtagacgactagatccatgtgcgtctttgttttctttgtctgagctttGGTTGGATAGCTCCCAATATGGTTCACCATTTTTGGTGCACCTGTAATGTCAGCTTGGGGGgcgtgagaggctgtaagctagcaggggagcatgtaaacagaaagctctcaacAACTGGGAGGAAAAGGGGTGAAGGGATTGGAATTCAATCATTGATTGGAAAAATCAATTAACTGTTAAATCCCTCGTATATTGTATATGAAATATGATATCATTcttcctgtttatttatttagccaaGATGTAAAAAAGAACTAACTggatatgtttttaaaaaataaa includes these proteins:
- the LOC112142818 gene encoding transmembrane protein 47, with translation MSVDEVSVFRPFKLIALLCVFLALCLDVVALLSHSWVTADRFSLSLWESCSQSGPDNSAEEARWSCFSTLTSDWQIATLVLLGVGAVSTLVAFLVALISFCRGRQRQQYRIVAVFLFTAVVLQACALVLYPIKFIDGTVLQTYHEFNWGYGLGWGATIFMLGGGILFCLRTDIYEDSMY